In Leptospira harrisiae, a genomic segment contains:
- the serB gene encoding phosphoserine phosphatase SerB, which yields MHSLLLISRFPITDSILSETFTQLKLGGLPPASASTSGDSNFFHSERFGLNCVRILVNELLDREIVLTIRKKLAEHQTDFLFLKTLLPKKSESLFVFDMDSTVIKEEVIDELARKHGVYEAVATVTKQAMEGGMGFDEALRLRVKHLAGLSKESFREVYDLLTLNDGMDRVFQFVPANGSKLGILSGGFTPVLKLFSEKYPVQFYKANELEEVNGTFTGEIYGEIINREKKEIYLKQYAKELSIPLDQVVAVGDGANDALMLGAAGIGIGIHAKQGLKEKITNWIDFTDLSALVFLFEDSF from the coding sequence ATGCATTCACTCCTACTGATTTCTCGGTTTCCCATTACTGATTCTATACTTTCTGAAACTTTCACCCAATTAAAGTTAGGTGGATTACCTCCAGCTTCTGCTTCTACTTCCGGTGATTCCAATTTTTTTCATTCAGAAAGATTTGGATTAAACTGTGTGCGAATCTTAGTAAATGAATTGTTGGATCGAGAAATAGTTTTAACCATCCGGAAGAAATTAGCTGAACACCAAACTGACTTTTTATTTCTTAAAACTTTGTTACCAAAAAAATCAGAGTCTCTTTTTGTATTTGATATGGATTCCACAGTCATCAAAGAAGAGGTCATTGATGAGTTGGCAAGAAAACATGGTGTGTACGAAGCGGTTGCTACTGTCACCAAACAAGCGATGGAAGGTGGTATGGGATTTGACGAAGCCTTGCGACTTCGTGTCAAACACCTTGCAGGTCTATCCAAAGAAAGTTTTCGGGAAGTTTATGATCTTTTGACACTGAATGATGGGATGGACAGAGTATTTCAGTTTGTACCCGCAAATGGATCGAAACTTGGAATTCTCAGTGGAGGGTTTACACCTGTTTTAAAATTATTCTCTGAAAAATATCCTGTTCAATTTTACAAAGCCAATGAATTGGAAGAAGTGAATGGAACTTTTACCGGAGAAATATATGGTGAGATCATCAACCGAGAAAAAAAAGAAATCTATTTAAAACAATATGCGAAAGAACTTTCGATTCCTTTAGACCAAGTTGTAGCCGTTGGTGATGGCGCAAACGATGCACTGATGCTAGGTGCCGCAGGGATTGGAATTGGTATTCACGCGAAACAAGGTTTAAAAGAAAAAATTACCAACTGGATTGATTTCACAGATTTATCCGCTTTAGTTTTTCTCTTTGAGGATTCGTTTTAA